A portion of the Phyllobacterium zundukense genome contains these proteins:
- a CDS encoding acyltransferase domain-containing protein produces MTLAILCSGQGLQHPDMFALTANVPEADSLFKHASKLLGGRDPRDIVKTETYECLHQNRISQILCVLQALAAATALGNKVAGRVVIAGYSVGELAAWGVADIMSMADTLDLVARRAEVMDQSTNPGDGLLFVRGLSRETMDNLCADHHVDIAIVNPGDAFVLGGSRAALESLGLAAKSLRAKNVVEVPVEVASHTVRLTRASEKFRRSLSHIRLHFPPNADLRILSGIDGSPVIQAEAGLDKLAAQLSQTVLWTDCLQGCIEAGANAFLELGPGAALSDMVAGAYQGVSTRGLEDFKTLEGAGAWLAIHASA; encoded by the coding sequence ATGACCCTTGCGATCTTGTGTTCAGGACAAGGCCTGCAACATCCCGACATGTTCGCCCTGACGGCCAATGTGCCTGAGGCCGACAGCCTTTTCAAACATGCATCCAAATTGCTGGGGGGCCGTGATCCTCGTGACATCGTGAAGACGGAAACGTACGAATGTTTGCATCAAAATCGAATTAGTCAGATCCTTTGCGTACTTCAAGCTCTCGCAGCCGCGACGGCGCTGGGCAACAAGGTGGCGGGCAGGGTGGTCATTGCCGGCTACAGCGTTGGCGAACTGGCGGCGTGGGGTGTCGCAGATATCATGAGCATGGCAGACACGCTGGACCTTGTTGCGCGCCGGGCCGAAGTCATGGACCAGTCTACGAATCCAGGAGATGGATTGCTCTTCGTTCGCGGATTGTCGCGAGAAACAATGGACAACCTTTGCGCGGATCACCATGTTGATATCGCTATTGTCAACCCGGGCGACGCGTTTGTCCTTGGCGGGAGCCGTGCAGCACTTGAGTCACTGGGTTTGGCGGCGAAATCGTTGAGAGCCAAGAATGTGGTGGAGGTTCCTGTTGAGGTCGCTTCGCACACTGTCCGACTTACGAGAGCCTCAGAGAAATTCCGCAGGAGCCTGAGCCATATTCGCTTGCATTTTCCTCCCAATGCAGACCTGCGTATTCTGAGCGGAATTGACGGCTCGCCAGTGATCCAGGCCGAGGCTGGTCTCGATAAACTAGCGGCCCAGTTATCTCAAACGGTACTGTGGACTGATTGCCTGCAAGGCTGCATTGAGGCGGGTGCGAATGCCTTTCTAGAGCTCGGTCCGGGTGCGGCTCTCAGCGATATGGTAGCTGGCGCCTATCAAGGAGTTTCGACAAGAGGTCTGGAAGACTTCAAAACCCTGGAGGGCGCCGGCGCGTGGTTGGCAATTCACGCATCCGCCTGA
- a CDS encoding AEC family transporter: protein MTYAIFLALAPVFFVMFLGYGAGRLHIVDNYHVDGFNALVMNFALPASLFVATASASRVEMFAQASLFATFGLVMLAMFLAWYSFAHLVSKASKADASLQALTIAFPNLAGVGLPMISAVLGPTGTVPIATALAAGSIIVSPLSLIIVELNVQKGAVAESRSKRIAKALWHALTKPVVLAPALGILFSLSGLATGRVIDSCLILIGQSAPGVALFLTGLVLSSQAFRMNWIVVCAAWMADIVRPLLMAAIAFGLPLSAETAKIAILLAAVPSGFFGILFAVNYRLDSAATGSMVIASTAMSVVTMAIAIVVLFPQ, encoded by the coding sequence ATGACCTATGCAATTTTCCTGGCGTTGGCGCCTGTCTTTTTTGTGATGTTTTTAGGCTATGGCGCCGGGCGGTTGCATATCGTCGATAATTACCATGTCGATGGATTTAACGCACTTGTGATGAATTTCGCGCTCCCTGCGTCACTCTTTGTAGCAACTGCATCCGCGTCCCGCGTTGAGATGTTCGCTCAGGCCTCCCTCTTCGCGACCTTCGGTCTGGTCATGCTAGCAATGTTCCTGGCTTGGTATTCATTTGCTCATCTCGTATCCAAAGCAAGCAAGGCGGACGCCTCACTTCAGGCCCTGACAATAGCTTTTCCAAACCTAGCCGGCGTTGGTCTTCCCATGATATCCGCCGTGCTCGGACCCACGGGAACGGTTCCGATCGCCACCGCACTGGCAGCTGGTTCGATCATCGTCAGTCCACTCTCACTTATTATCGTCGAACTGAATGTTCAAAAGGGCGCGGTAGCTGAGTCGAGGAGCAAACGTATCGCCAAGGCGCTGTGGCATGCGCTGACCAAACCGGTCGTGCTAGCACCTGCTCTTGGCATTCTCTTTTCTTTATCCGGGTTGGCAACCGGCCGGGTCATCGATTCCTGCCTCATATTGATCGGACAATCGGCCCCCGGTGTGGCGTTATTTCTGACTGGCCTGGTTCTGTCATCTCAGGCATTTCGAATGAACTGGATCGTCGTCTGCGCCGCATGGATGGCTGATATCGTTCGACCGTTGTTGATGGCAGCCATTGCATTCGGCTTACCTCTTTCCGCGGAAACCGCTAAAATTGCAATCTTACTTGCGGCCGTTCCATCCGGATTTTTCGGTATCTTGTTTGCTGTAAACTATCGCCTGGACTCTGCTGCCACAGGTTCCATGGTTATCGCCAGCACCGCTATGAGCGTCGTTACGATGGCGATAGCCATCGTTGTCCTCTTCCCTCAATGA
- the mdcB gene encoding triphosphoribosyl-dephospho-CoA synthase MdcB gives MTTAQKRIVEQTHAAVREASYLPAIEAIAALAISCLLLELETWPKPGLVSHIDAGSHNDMTAETFRASARAIAPYFYALANAGALGSSMGNLRVIGLEAEAAMFAATAGINTHRGAIFGLGLLCAAAGARTGGRIDAETSLGAVVSNLWGKDIINGPILLHSHGTGASRRYGAGGARMEAALGFPSIYSVGLNALRRGARRAPDDAEAARIETCFALIASIKDTNLLHRGGLEGLRFARSSARRFLQAGGVSRPGWRRSAQAVHEKFIARSLSPGGAADLLAMTLFVDAYERSVCT, from the coding sequence ATGACAACCGCCCAGAAGCGAATCGTAGAGCAAACACATGCCGCAGTTCGGGAAGCGTCCTATCTCCCTGCGATTGAAGCAATAGCGGCGCTGGCGATAAGCTGCCTGCTTCTGGAATTGGAGACGTGGCCAAAGCCCGGCCTGGTAAGCCATATTGACGCGGGTAGCCACAACGACATGACAGCCGAGACGTTCCGGGCGAGCGCGAGGGCTATTGCGCCCTATTTTTACGCTTTAGCTAACGCTGGCGCCTTGGGTAGCAGCATGGGAAATCTAAGGGTGATTGGCCTCGAAGCTGAAGCGGCTATGTTCGCAGCGACCGCCGGGATCAACACCCATCGTGGAGCCATATTCGGGTTGGGACTACTTTGTGCGGCAGCAGGCGCCAGAACTGGTGGACGAATCGATGCTGAAACAAGCTTGGGAGCAGTTGTGTCCAACCTCTGGGGCAAGGACATAATAAATGGCCCCATCCTTCTGCACAGCCACGGGACCGGGGCCTCACGTCGTTATGGAGCCGGCGGCGCGCGGATGGAAGCAGCCTTAGGATTTCCCAGCATCTACAGCGTGGGATTAAACGCCTTGCGCAGAGGTGCTCGCCGTGCACCGGATGATGCAGAAGCAGCACGGATCGAGACCTGTTTCGCCCTCATAGCGTCCATAAAAGATACTAACCTCCTGCATCGGGGAGGTTTGGAAGGTCTTCGATTTGCACGCAGCTCAGCCCGCAGGTTCCTCCAAGCCGGAGGTGTCAGTAGGCCGGGTTGGCGCCGTTCCGCTCAAGCAGTTCACGAGAAGTTTATTGCCCGCTCGCTTAGTCCAGGCGGGGCAGCAGACCTACTCGCCATGACCCTCTTTGTCGATGCTTACGAGAGGTCAGTTTGCACATGA
- the mdcG gene encoding malonate decarboxylase holo-[acyl-carrier-protein] synthase, whose amino-acid sequence MLETRRELAADPLVAHWVEKGWPLIGRRAVPGEARGIPLGLPLPPSAGKRRLSFVLQPEEIVSTAPPPALGLVVSAAPRAWRCILERVVAVASQHSLEPRVFGSLAWRALTGLPYVTDTSDLDLLLHIHRSTDILRLVADLAAIQAAAPMRLDGELVREDGAAVNWRELSGGARAVLVKTHDEIALRDAGSFLCGEIFR is encoded by the coding sequence ATGCTGGAGACACGGCGCGAGTTAGCAGCTGACCCACTCGTTGCCCATTGGGTCGAGAAGGGATGGCCATTGATAGGTCGGCGCGCCGTCCCGGGGGAGGCGCGTGGGATACCGTTGGGTCTTCCATTGCCGCCGTCAGCCGGCAAGCGAAGGCTCTCCTTCGTGCTGCAGCCCGAAGAAATCGTATCTACCGCGCCGCCCCCGGCGCTTGGGTTGGTCGTTAGCGCTGCACCGCGTGCATGGCGATGCATCCTGGAACGTGTCGTTGCAGTCGCTTCGCAACATTCGCTGGAGCCAAGAGTTTTTGGCAGTCTGGCATGGCGCGCGCTAACGGGTTTGCCCTATGTCACGGACACCTCTGATCTCGACCTGCTACTACATATCCATCGCAGTACGGATATTCTTCGGCTTGTGGCCGACCTCGCGGCGATCCAGGCTGCTGCCCCAATGCGACTCGATGGAGAACTGGTCCGTGAGGATGGAGCCGCTGTGAACTGGCGCGAGCTCAGTGGAGGAGCGCGCGCGGTGCTGGTCAAGACGCATGATGAGATAGCCTTGCGAGACGCAGGCTCCTTTCTTTGCGGCGAGATTTTTCGATGA
- the mdcE gene encoding biotin-independent malonate decarboxylase subunit gamma, translating into MMLDDILASLFPQGHSVKKEEGVITGSAKLRSGGQALVIGICDRTAVGIDEAIWLSGYVLDSLEKDSGPILVMVDSDSQRMSKRDELLGLNEFLAHLAKCLIYANLHGRPTIGLLYGHTAAGAFLATALATRVLVALPGAEPVVMDLPSMAKVTKLSIEMLKERAKSTPVFAPGLQNLFQLGAVQLTWDERTSLADRLEKLLSDTPDAGDRRDTLGKERHGRLKAADIAERVYDLALQR; encoded by the coding sequence ATGATGCTCGATGACATCCTTGCCTCACTGTTTCCGCAGGGGCATTCAGTGAAAAAAGAAGAAGGCGTGATAACTGGGTCGGCCAAGTTGCGATCTGGCGGGCAGGCGCTCGTCATTGGTATTTGCGATCGAACTGCCGTCGGGATTGATGAGGCGATTTGGCTGTCCGGATACGTTCTTGATTCTCTCGAAAAAGACAGTGGACCGATACTTGTCATGGTGGACAGTGACAGCCAACGAATGAGCAAGCGCGACGAGCTCCTAGGGCTGAACGAATTTCTCGCCCACCTGGCCAAGTGTCTAATTTATGCCAACCTGCACGGCCGCCCGACCATTGGACTTTTATATGGTCATACGGCGGCCGGCGCTTTTCTTGCAACGGCGCTTGCAACGCGTGTTCTGGTGGCACTACCAGGTGCCGAACCTGTGGTAATGGATCTGCCGTCCATGGCCAAAGTGACAAAATTGTCGATAGAAATGTTGAAAGAACGGGCCAAGTCCACACCGGTATTTGCCCCCGGGCTGCAAAATCTTTTCCAACTCGGAGCAGTTCAACTTACTTGGGACGAACGCACTTCACTCGCGGATCGACTGGAAAAACTGTTGAGTGACACGCCAGACGCGGGCGACCGACGTGACACGCTTGGCAAGGAGCGCCACGGACGGCTAAAGGCGGCCGATATTGCGGAGCGCGTCTATGACCTCGCACTCCAGCGCTGA
- a CDS encoding biotin-independent malonate decarboxylase subunit beta — translation MNSGSKMQASMLQHRDQMTSWYEASARTRVRLLLDPETLHEFVGPQMREISPHLRVFDLPEQFDDGIIVGRGELGGSPVFVAAQEGRFMGGAIGEVHGAKLTGLLRAARDIKSVPVLILFDTGGVRLQEANAGEVAVAEIMRAIIEARTAGTKIIGLIGGRAGCYGGGGLIAGCCSALAVSEQGRIAVSGPEVIETNRGVEEFDSRDRALVWRTMGGKHRRLLGGADVFTEDTVEDFRNTAMQLLRSVADFSLATLINEQARLEQRLERFGSCLDAVDVWSAEAVPQPDTVPGLAPDEFKKLVDKAGRINHDAR, via the coding sequence ATGAACAGTGGTTCAAAAATGCAGGCATCGATGCTGCAGCATCGCGACCAGATGACGAGCTGGTACGAGGCGTCGGCCAGAACACGGGTCCGGCTGCTGCTCGATCCAGAAACATTACATGAATTTGTCGGACCGCAAATGCGCGAAATTAGCCCGCATCTGCGAGTGTTTGATCTCCCCGAGCAGTTCGATGATGGAATTATTGTTGGGCGCGGCGAACTTGGCGGATCACCTGTATTTGTTGCCGCACAGGAGGGCCGTTTCATGGGTGGTGCCATCGGCGAAGTTCATGGGGCAAAGCTGACGGGTCTGCTTCGCGCGGCGCGGGACATAAAATCAGTACCAGTGTTGATTTTGTTTGATACGGGCGGCGTACGCTTGCAGGAGGCCAATGCAGGAGAAGTCGCTGTTGCCGAGATAATGCGTGCCATTATTGAGGCGCGAACGGCGGGGACCAAGATTATTGGACTGATCGGCGGACGTGCCGGCTGCTATGGAGGCGGCGGATTGATAGCTGGTTGCTGTTCAGCACTAGCGGTATCAGAACAAGGCCGTATTGCGGTTTCGGGTCCTGAGGTCATCGAAACCAATCGCGGCGTCGAGGAGTTCGATTCGCGAGATCGGGCGCTGGTCTGGCGTACCATGGGTGGCAAGCACAGGCGCTTATTGGGCGGCGCCGACGTCTTCACCGAAGATACAGTGGAAGATTTTCGAAATACCGCCATGCAGTTACTTAGATCAGTCGCAGATTTCAGCCTCGCCACCTTGATCAATGAGCAAGCGCGCCTTGAACAACGTTTGGAACGTTTTGGATCCTGCTTGGACGCTGTTGATGTCTGGTCAGCAGAAGCTGTGCCCCAACCAGACACTGTTCCGGGTTTGGCACCCGATGAATTCAAGAAGCTCGTCGATAAGGCCGGGAGGATCAATCATGATGCTCGATGA
- the mdcC gene encoding malonate decarboxylase acyl carrier protein, with protein MENFQLRHIVRQGARGDNKIAIIGVVASGNLEVLVERVMPDAECLVEIKTAVDGFGEVWAAVVADFVDRYSPGGLRFSINDGGARPDTVSLRLAQAVRLIEGKDQ; from the coding sequence ATGGAAAACTTCCAATTACGCCATATTGTCCGCCAAGGTGCCCGCGGTGACAACAAGATCGCCATCATCGGAGTAGTGGCTTCGGGCAATCTCGAAGTACTGGTTGAGCGGGTTATGCCTGATGCCGAATGTCTGGTGGAAATCAAAACAGCAGTCGACGGCTTTGGAGAAGTGTGGGCCGCCGTCGTCGCCGACTTTGTAGACCGCTATTCCCCCGGCGGGCTAAGATTCTCCATTAATGACGGCGGCGCTCGCCCGGACACAGTTTCGCTGCGTCTGGCTCAGGCTGTACGATTGATAGAGGGGAAAGACCAATGA
- the mdcA gene encoding malonate decarboxylase subunit alpha — MANWQHGRESRNARIEAGAKLAQGKFVAEADVTRLMEAIIRPGDRVCLEGDNQKQADLLSAALLAVDVAKVNNLHMVQSGIVLSEHLDIFERGVAKKLDYAYSGPQSARIATMLFGGKIELGAVHTYLELFARYFIDLTPNVALIAAVSADHDGNLYTGPNTEDTPTVVEATTFKDGIVFAQVNEIVDHVPRVDIPSDRVHFIVKAGKPFFVEPLFTRDPAAITETQILTAMLAIKGVYAPYGVRRLNHGIGFSTAAIELLLPTYGEKLGLRGKVASQFALNPHPALIPAIESGWVKQIHSFGSEVGMDSYIRARPDVYFTGPDGSLRSNRAFCQVAGLYACDMFIGSTLQIDLQGNSSTVTTSRIAGFGGAPNMGSDARGRRHPSQPWLQAGLEADPGGVAPLRRGRKLVVQIGETFGDKNIPLFVEKLDALALAEKLKLELAPVMIYGDDVTHIITEEGIANLLLCRDANEREQAIRGVAGYTDVGRARDLNLVKQLRERRVICRPEDLDIDPLDADRNMLAARSMKDLVHWSGGLYAPPTQFRNW; from the coding sequence ATGGCGAATTGGCAGCATGGTCGGGAATCGCGCAATGCCCGGATAGAGGCCGGCGCGAAACTGGCTCAAGGCAAATTTGTAGCGGAGGCTGACGTCACCCGGCTGATGGAAGCTATCATAAGGCCGGGCGATCGCGTCTGTCTGGAAGGTGACAATCAGAAGCAGGCGGATTTGCTGAGCGCTGCACTTCTCGCCGTCGATGTTGCCAAAGTGAACAATTTGCACATGGTTCAATCCGGAATCGTGTTGTCGGAACACCTCGACATCTTTGAACGAGGCGTGGCCAAGAAACTTGATTACGCATATTCCGGGCCTCAGTCAGCGCGTATCGCAACGATGCTATTTGGCGGGAAGATAGAGTTAGGTGCGGTCCATACCTATCTAGAGTTGTTCGCACGCTATTTCATAGATTTGACGCCGAATGTTGCGTTGATCGCAGCCGTTAGCGCCGATCATGATGGCAATCTCTATACGGGGCCAAATACGGAGGATACACCGACTGTAGTGGAAGCTACGACTTTCAAAGACGGTATAGTCTTTGCTCAGGTCAACGAGATTGTTGATCATGTGCCACGTGTCGACATCCCTTCAGACCGGGTGCACTTCATCGTTAAAGCAGGCAAGCCATTTTTCGTAGAACCTCTTTTTACGCGCGATCCCGCCGCTATTACCGAGACGCAAATTCTGACGGCCATGCTCGCAATAAAAGGGGTCTATGCGCCATATGGCGTCCGCAGACTTAACCATGGAATCGGCTTTAGCACTGCGGCCATTGAGCTTTTATTGCCGACATATGGTGAAAAACTAGGATTGAGGGGTAAGGTTGCCAGCCAATTTGCATTGAATCCTCATCCAGCGCTTATTCCTGCTATTGAGTCTGGCTGGGTAAAGCAAATTCACTCCTTCGGTTCCGAAGTTGGCATGGATAGCTATATCCGTGCTCGACCCGACGTCTATTTTACCGGGCCGGATGGTTCACTGCGATCTAACCGTGCATTTTGCCAAGTTGCTGGTCTCTACGCATGCGATATGTTCATAGGTTCCACCTTACAGATCGATCTCCAAGGGAACTCTTCCACCGTCACGACGTCGCGCATTGCAGGATTTGGAGGCGCGCCGAACATGGGATCCGATGCTCGTGGTAGGCGCCATCCAAGCCAACCTTGGCTGCAGGCTGGTCTTGAAGCAGATCCCGGCGGGGTGGCCCCACTGCGTCGCGGGCGCAAGCTCGTCGTACAGATCGGCGAAACCTTCGGCGACAAAAACATACCTCTATTTGTCGAGAAGCTTGATGCACTGGCTCTTGCCGAAAAGCTGAAACTCGAACTAGCGCCGGTGATGATTTACGGCGACGACGTCACCCATATAATCACAGAAGAGGGTATTGCAAATCTGCTGTTATGCCGAGATGCGAACGAACGCGAACAGGCTATTCGAGGCGTGGCAGGATACACAGACGTCGGGCGAGCGCGGGATTTGAATCTGGTCAAACAATTGCGTGAGCGGCGTGTAATATGCCGACCCGAAGATTTGGACATCGACCCCCTAGACGCAGATAGAAATATGCTGGCAGCGCGGTCGATGAAGGACCTTGTCCACTGGTCCGGCGGGCTTTATGCGCCGCCCACGCAGTTCCGGAACTGGTAG
- a CDS encoding alpha/beta hydrolase, with the protein MRNLKASFATAVALYLVSTLVPASAEPLKNIVLVHGAWVDASGWKPVYEILTKDGFNVTMVQEPETSFPEDVVAAKRVLDLQDGPTLLVGHSYGGSIITEAGVHPKVAGLVYVAAHAPDVGEDEGTLGKKTPSILAKTNGAILKTPDAYTYLKLSDFLKLFAPDLPREQAEFAAKSQVMAAASVFTTPLTAAAWKTKPSWGIVAGSDQIINPDLERWYYARAKSHTIEIKGASHSVYASHPREVAAVIKDAAEKARE; encoded by the coding sequence ATGCGAAACCTTAAAGCCTCGTTCGCCACTGCGGTAGCTCTTTATCTAGTCTCCACACTGGTCCCGGCGAGCGCCGAGCCTCTAAAGAACATCGTGTTGGTTCACGGTGCCTGGGTAGACGCGTCGGGCTGGAAGCCCGTCTATGAAATCCTCACCAAGGACGGCTTTAACGTCACAATGGTCCAGGAACCTGAAACGTCATTCCCGGAAGACGTTGTTGCGGCGAAGCGAGTACTGGACCTTCAGGATGGGCCCACACTTCTCGTCGGCCACAGCTATGGTGGCTCGATTATCACCGAAGCGGGAGTCCATCCAAAGGTTGCTGGTCTGGTTTATGTCGCAGCGCACGCCCCGGACGTCGGTGAAGACGAGGGAACTCTCGGTAAAAAAACGCCCAGCATTCTTGCCAAGACAAACGGCGCGATCCTCAAAACGCCTGATGCTTACACCTACCTTAAACTGTCAGACTTTCTCAAACTGTTCGCACCTGATTTGCCTCGTGAGCAGGCGGAATTCGCTGCCAAGTCACAGGTCATGGCCGCGGCCAGTGTTTTCACCACCCCCTTGACGGCGGCCGCTTGGAAGACGAAGCCAAGCTGGGGGATCGTTGCTGGTAGCGACCAGATCATCAATCCCGATCTGGAACGTTGGTACTATGCTCGGGCCAAGAGCCATACGATTGAAATCAAAGGCGCCAGTCACTCCGTTTATGCATCCCATCCGAGAGAGGTCGCGGCGGTTATAAAGGACGCTGCTGAAAAAGCTCGCGAATAG